A single window of Vigna unguiculata cultivar IT97K-499-35 chromosome 1, ASM411807v1, whole genome shotgun sequence DNA harbors:
- the LOC114175419 gene encoding WD repeat-containing protein LWD1, with protein MGASSDPNQDGSDEQQKRSEIYTYEAPWHIYAMNWSVRRDKKYRLAIASLLEQYPNRVEIVQLDDSNGEIRSDPNLSFEHPYPPTKAIFIPDKDCHRPDLLATSSDFLRVWRIADTDAESSPRAVELKSLLNGNKNSEYCGPLTSFDWNEAEPRRIGTSSIDTTCTIWDIEKETVDTQLIAHDKEVYDIAWGGVGVFASVSADGSVRVFDLRDKEHSTIIYESSEPDTPLVRLGWNKQDPRYMATIIMDSAKVVVLDIRFPTLPVVELQRHQASVNAIAWAPHSSCHICTAGDDSQALIWDLSSMGQPVEGGLDPILAYTAGAEIEQLQWSSSQPDWVAIAFSTKLQILRV; from the coding sequence ATGGGCGCCAGCAGCGATCCTAACCAAGACGGCTCCGACGAGCAGCAAAAGCGGTCGGAGATCTATACCTACGAGGCACCATGGCACATCTACGCCATGAACTGGAGCGTCCGCCGTGACAAGAAGTACCGCCTCGCCATCGCCTCCCTCCTCGAACAGTACCCTAACCGTGTCGAAATCGTCCAGCTTGACGACTCCAACGGCGAGATCCGCTCCGACCCGAACCTCTCCTTCGAGCACCCCTACCCTCCAACCAAGGCCATCTTCATCCCCGACAAGGACTGCCACCGCCCCGACCTCCTCGCCACCTCCTCCGACTTCCTCCGCGTCTGGCGCATCGCCGACACGGACGCAGAATCCTCCCCTCGCGCCGTCGAACTAAAGTCCCTCCTTAACGGAAACAAAAACAGCGAGTACTGTGGGCCCCTCACCTCCTTCGACTGGAACGAGGCCGAGCCGCGTCGCATCGGCACCTCTAGCATCGACACCACATGCACCATCTGGGACATCGAGAAGGAAACCGTCGACACGCAGTTAATCGCGCACGACAAAGAGGTTTACGACATCGCGTGGGGCGGCGTTGGTGTGTTCGCTTCCGTCTCTGCTGATGGCTCGGTTAGGGTTTTTGATCTCCGTGACAAGGAGCACTCCACTATAATCTACGAGAGCTCTGAACCCGACACTCCTCTGGTTCGGCTTGGGTGGAACAAGCAGGACCCGAGGTACATGGCCACGATTATCATGGACAGTGCCAAAGTGGTGGTGCTGGATATTCGCTTCCCCACGCTCCCTGTGGTGGAGCTGCAGCGGCACCAGGCCAGCGTCAACGCCATTGCATGGGCCCCGCATAGTTCCTGCCATATATGCACCGCGGGGGATGATTCTCAGGCGCTGATTTGGGATTTGTCGTCCATGGGTCAGCCTGTGGAGGGCGGGCTTGACCCGATTCTTGCTTACACTGCTGGTGCGGAGATTGAGCAGCTTCAGTGGTCGTCTTCCCAGCCTGATTGGGTTGCCATTGCGTTCTCCACTAAGCTTCAGATTCTTAGGGTTTGA